Proteins encoded by one window of Cloeon dipterum chromosome 2, ieCloDipt1.1, whole genome shotgun sequence:
- the Chrac-16 gene encoding chromatin accessibility complex protein 1, with protein MAANANSKQVYKGGLQLPISRIRTIMKSSPDVENIGQDSLFLIAKAAELFIQTLAQRACEDSKGLKDIGYNHVAEVIQTDDEYDFLREILPRKVKVKDIPGLEYKTEGDEEGSDEEEEPTEEGAEEQGVSEGEESS; from the exons ATGGCCGCGAACGCTAATTCGAAACAGGTTTACAAAGGAGGACTTCAGCTGCCTATCTCGAGGATAAGGACCATCATGAAGAGTTCCCCAGACGTGGAAAACATAGGACAAgattctctctttctcattgCTAAAGCAGCG gaGTTGTTTATTCAGACATTGGCTCAACGAGCTTGTGAAGATTCAAAAGGACTTAAGGATATTGGCTATAACCACGTTGCTGAGGTTATTCAGACCGACGACGAATACGATTTCCTTAGAG AAATCCTGCCAAGAAAAGTTAAGGTGAAAGATATTCCTGGTCTTGAGTACAAAACCGAGGGCGATGAGGAAGGAAGTGACGAAGAGGAGGAGCCTACTGAGGAAGGTGCAGAGGAGCAGGGTGTAAGCGAAGGAGAGGAGtcgtcttaa
- the LOC135935616 gene encoding probable elongation factor 1-delta isoform X1, producing the protein MSSPLIYERNWADKYKYEDAEKQHFERLAKEAKAQQPAAAAAVAAQPPAPKPQPAAKQPVAAAEPEKAKPQPQQASTKEKKNEVNKKGKKQSPEPDKGPSPPANNQADEKSSLASEVARARQHIKTSLECVDRISTFAVNQGGTDLVNRIVSLEKENEGLRKLVEKMQKSQDALEKRLNELEKKSSSVVSAPKTSAAPAKPAAPQKATPAPKDDDDDVDLFGSSDEEDESAKQVREQRLAEYAAKKSKKPVLIAKSNVILDVKPWDDETDMLELEKAVRSIEMDGLLWGASKKVPLAYGIHKLQISAVIEDEKVSVDLLTEQIESNEDYVQSVDIAAFNKI; encoded by the exons ATGAGCTCGCCACTGATTTACGAGAGGAACTGGGCCGACAAGTACAAGTACGAGGACGCCGAGAAGCAGCACTTCGAGCGGCTCGCCAAG GAAGCCAAGGCTCAgcagccggcggcggcagcggccgTCGCCGCGCAGCCGCCAGCCCCCAAGCCGCAGCCGGCCGCCAAGCAGCCGGTAGCCGCGGCCGAGCCCGAGAAGGCCAAGCCGCAGCCGCAACAGGCCAGCACCAAGGAGAAGAAGAACGAGGTCAACAAGAAGGGCAAGAAGCAGAGCCCCGAGCCCGATAAG GGTCCTTCGCCTCCTGCTAATAACCAAGCAGACGAAAAAAGTAGTCTCGCCAGCGAGGTAGCCAGGGCGCGCCAACACATTAAAACCTCCCTAGAATGT GTGGATCGTATTTCGACCTTTGCCGTCAACCAGGGCGGCACTGACCTGGTCAACAGAATCGTCAGCTTGGAGAAAGAAAATGAGGGGCTCCGCAAGT TGGTGGAGAAAATGCAGAAGTCGCAAGATGCCCTTGAGAAGAGGCTGAACGAGCTGGAAAAGAAGTCTAGCTCAGTGGTTTCTGCACCAAAGACCTCAGCAGCGCCAGCCAAGCCTGCCGCCCCACAGAAGGCTACGCCAGCGCCAAAAGACGATGATGACGACGTTGACCTCTTCGGTTCCTCTGAt GAGGAAGATGAGTCGGCCAAGCAGGTCAGGGAACAGAGGCTTGCAGAGTACGCGGCCAAGAAGTCCAAGA AGCCAGTTCTGATCGCCAAGTCAAATGTGATCTTGGACGTGAAGCCCTGGGACGACGAGACCGACATGCTTGAGTTGGAGAAGGCCGTGCGCAGCATCGAGATGGACGGTCTTCTGTGGGGCGCGTCCAAGAAGGTGCCGCTCGCCTACGGTATCCACAAGCTGCAGATCTCGGCCGTGATCGAGGACGAGAAGGTGTCCGTTGATCTGCTCACAGAGCAGATCGAATCGAATGAGGACTAC GTTCAAAGTGTAGACATTGCAGCCTTCAACAAGATCTAA
- the LOC135935616 gene encoding elongation factor 1-delta-like isoform X2, whose protein sequence is MSSPLIYERNWADKYKYEDAEKQHFERLAKGPSPPANNQADEKSSLASEVARARQHIKTSLECVDRISTFAVNQGGTDLVNRIVSLEKENEGLRKLVEKMQKSQDALEKRLNELEKKSSSVVSAPKTSAAPAKPAAPQKATPAPKDDDDDVDLFGSSDEEDESAKQVREQRLAEYAAKKSKKPVLIAKSNVILDVKPWDDETDMLELEKAVRSIEMDGLLWGASKKVPLAYGIHKLQISAVIEDEKVSVDLLTEQIESNEDYVQSVDIAAFNKI, encoded by the exons ATGAGCTCGCCACTGATTTACGAGAGGAACTGGGCCGACAAGTACAAGTACGAGGACGCCGAGAAGCAGCACTTCGAGCGGCTCGCCAAG GGTCCTTCGCCTCCTGCTAATAACCAAGCAGACGAAAAAAGTAGTCTCGCCAGCGAGGTAGCCAGGGCGCGCCAACACATTAAAACCTCCCTAGAATGT GTGGATCGTATTTCGACCTTTGCCGTCAACCAGGGCGGCACTGACCTGGTCAACAGAATCGTCAGCTTGGAGAAAGAAAATGAGGGGCTCCGCAAGT TGGTGGAGAAAATGCAGAAGTCGCAAGATGCCCTTGAGAAGAGGCTGAACGAGCTGGAAAAGAAGTCTAGCTCAGTGGTTTCTGCACCAAAGACCTCAGCAGCGCCAGCCAAGCCTGCCGCCCCACAGAAGGCTACGCCAGCGCCAAAAGACGATGATGACGACGTTGACCTCTTCGGTTCCTCTGAt GAGGAAGATGAGTCGGCCAAGCAGGTCAGGGAACAGAGGCTTGCAGAGTACGCGGCCAAGAAGTCCAAGA AGCCAGTTCTGATCGCCAAGTCAAATGTGATCTTGGACGTGAAGCCCTGGGACGACGAGACCGACATGCTTGAGTTGGAGAAGGCCGTGCGCAGCATCGAGATGGACGGTCTTCTGTGGGGCGCGTCCAAGAAGGTGCCGCTCGCCTACGGTATCCACAAGCTGCAGATCTCGGCCGTGATCGAGGACGAGAAGGTGTCCGTTGATCTGCTCACAGAGCAGATCGAATCGAATGAGGACTAC GTTCAAAGTGTAGACATTGCAGCCTTCAACAAGATCTAA